From one Magnetofaba australis IT-1 genomic stretch:
- a CDS encoding motility protein A, whose protein sequence is MDLATVIGIVLGFGLILMAIMLGGELGMFINVPSLLIVIGGTIAAMFIKHKMSDVFGSVGIMMKAFLVKQENPDQVIGQLIDMANIARKDGILALEKVKSDDPFLQGAVNHCVDGADPEFLEGVLNKDLEYLADRHAKGIAIWEGIGETAPAFGMIGTLIGLVQMLATMDDPSSIGPAMAVALLTTLYGSIFANVIAIPIAVKLDMYSKDEQMTRQIIIDGMIGIQKGVNPRMLQEALKAALPPSMRDGE, encoded by the coding sequence ATGGATCTGGCAACCGTAATAGGCATCGTTTTGGGATTCGGCCTGATCCTGATGGCGATCATGCTGGGTGGGGAACTGGGCATGTTCATCAACGTGCCGAGTCTGCTGATCGTGATCGGCGGCACCATTGCCGCCATGTTCATCAAACACAAGATGAGCGACGTGTTCGGCTCCGTCGGCATCATGATGAAGGCGTTCCTGGTCAAGCAGGAGAATCCCGACCAGGTGATCGGTCAGTTGATCGACATGGCCAACATCGCGCGTAAGGATGGCATCCTGGCGCTGGAGAAGGTCAAGTCCGACGACCCCTTCCTGCAGGGCGCGGTGAACCACTGTGTGGACGGCGCCGATCCGGAATTCCTCGAAGGGGTGCTCAACAAGGACCTGGAGTATCTGGCCGATCGCCACGCCAAAGGCATCGCCATCTGGGAAGGCATCGGCGAAACCGCCCCGGCCTTCGGTATGATCGGCACCCTGATCGGTCTGGTGCAGATGCTCGCCACCATGGACGACCCATCCTCCATCGGTCCGGCCATGGCCGTGGCGCTGCTCACCACGCTGTATGGCTCCATTTTCGCCAACGTGATCGCCATTCCCATCGCGGTGAAACTGGACATGTACAGTAAAGATGAGCAGATGACCCGCCAAATTATCATCGACGGCATGATCGGCATCCAGAAAGGGGTCAACCCGCGGATGCTGCAAGAGGCCCTCAAAGCCGCGCTGCCGCCCAGCATGCGTGACGGCGAATAA
- the mtnA gene encoding S-methyl-5-thioribose-1-phosphate isomerase — protein MSIFDTAVWHDGRVRMMDQRLLPDQEVYLEYESAAAVADGIRDMVVRGAPAIGCAAAYGFAVEAKRLAADGNPSDWRAALEPGIKILRECRPTAVNLMWAIDRMWGVVDAAQPGDDLPAKLLAEAHAIRDEDIDSCKTMGRNGAAQLPQFPDRPTVVMTHCNAGALATGGYGTALGVIRAAVEAGQNIQVIANETRPYLQGARLTAWELIEDNVDTTLVTDNMAGHLMSRGEVDAVVVGTDRVAANGDVANKIGTYTLAVLAKRHNIPFFVAGPLSTIDRNCPDGAHIPIEERDAEEVTHFRGQRTAALKVKVRNPAFDVTPAELVTALVTEKGVVTAPTREKIAKLFES, from the coding sequence ATGAGCATTTTTGACACCGCAGTTTGGCACGATGGCCGCGTGCGCATGATGGACCAACGCCTGTTGCCCGACCAGGAGGTCTATCTGGAGTACGAGAGCGCCGCTGCGGTGGCTGATGGCATCCGCGATATGGTGGTGCGCGGCGCACCGGCAATTGGTTGCGCAGCCGCATACGGTTTTGCTGTGGAAGCCAAACGTTTGGCTGCCGATGGAAACCCGAGCGATTGGCGCGCGGCGCTGGAGCCGGGGATCAAAATCCTGCGGGAGTGCCGCCCTACGGCGGTCAACCTGATGTGGGCCATCGATCGTATGTGGGGTGTGGTTGACGCTGCGCAGCCGGGTGATGATTTGCCCGCCAAGCTGCTGGCGGAGGCCCACGCCATTCGTGATGAGGATATCGACTCCTGCAAAACCATGGGACGCAACGGTGCGGCGCAACTGCCGCAATTCCCCGATCGTCCCACGGTGGTGATGACTCATTGCAACGCCGGCGCGTTGGCCACGGGCGGCTATGGCACGGCGCTGGGCGTCATCCGCGCGGCGGTGGAGGCGGGTCAAAACATTCAAGTAATCGCCAATGAGACCCGACCTTATCTACAGGGCGCGCGTCTCACCGCGTGGGAGTTGATTGAAGATAATGTGGACACCACCCTGGTGACCGACAACATGGCCGGGCATCTGATGAGCCGGGGCGAAGTGGATGCGGTGGTGGTGGGCACCGACCGCGTGGCCGCCAACGGCGATGTGGCCAATAAAATTGGCACCTATACTCTGGCGGTGTTGGCCAAGCGTCATAATATTCCGTTCTTTGTGGCCGGTCCACTCTCCACCATCGACCGCAATTGCCCTGATGGCGCGCACATCCCCATTGAGGAGCGTGATGCCGAAGAGGTGACGCACTTCCGTGGTCAGCGTACAGCGGCGCTGAAGGTGAAAGTGCGCAATCCGGCGTTCGATGTCACGCCAGCTGAGTTGGTGACTGCGTTGGTGACAGAGAAGGGGGTGGTGACGGCCCCGACACGTGAAAAGATCGCCAAGCTTTTTGAGTCGTGA
- a CDS encoding flagellar brake protein, with the protein MAENSAASQKNQQREFVRIDDMLPMGWRRLDEQEFTKIAEYYEKNRVFPSKSSGVNEILSAMDITDKLRKMEREDPTLALILSRLDMKLNLLIKLFHPAEEEQALTLTQVNLSGGGMAFWEKAPAIEIGDILELRLALSEEAMATIDCYARVMNIIPGERDGMTRVALKFDPILGSDRERIIQHIFKRQSEQLRAKRGR; encoded by the coding sequence ATGGCAGAGAACAGCGCCGCGTCGCAGAAGAATCAACAACGGGAATTCGTGCGCATCGACGATATGTTGCCTATGGGATGGCGTCGTCTGGATGAGCAGGAGTTCACCAAGATCGCCGAGTACTACGAGAAAAATCGTGTATTCCCGAGTAAATCCAGCGGCGTGAATGAGATTCTCAGCGCCATGGATATCACGGATAAGCTGCGCAAGATGGAGCGTGAGGATCCGACACTCGCTCTCATTCTCAGCCGCTTGGATATGAAACTGAATCTGCTGATCAAGCTGTTTCACCCCGCCGAAGAGGAGCAGGCGCTCACCCTCACTCAGGTCAATCTCAGCGGCGGCGGCATGGCCTTTTGGGAGAAGGCGCCCGCCATCGAGATTGGCGATATCCTCGAGTTGCGCTTGGCGTTGTCGGAAGAGGCCATGGCCACCATCGACTGTTATGCGCGGGTGATGAATATCATCCCTGGCGAACGCGATGGCATGACCCGCGTGGCGCTGAAATTCGATCCGATCCTCGGCAGCGATCGGGAGCGCATTATCCAGCACATTTTCAAACGCCAGTCAGAACAGTTGCGCGCCAAACGAGGCCGCTAA
- a CDS encoding OmpA/MotB family protein, translating into MGKKCPKCKKGAPGWMVTFGDLMSLLLTFFVLLLSFAQMEIVKFEKVAGAIQNAFGVQQTTVVNSNPTSQTFIAPNFHNEIVLVKLVERLDRLLEGMIQDGNAGIGKTDEGVLVRLSADALFHRGSAQLLPAADAVLFQLGETLNDDEDTKRNKIYITGHTDDSRPAGGAYVDNWALSGAQAASVAAYLTLQAQMDPLRFETRAMGQEKPIDDNATAVGRLANRRLDILISKEPMPTRMNDNLEPLVEQPRDAYNPNTPG; encoded by the coding sequence ATGGGCAAGAAATGTCCCAAGTGTAAGAAAGGCGCGCCCGGCTGGATGGTGACCTTTGGCGATCTCATGTCGCTGCTGCTCACCTTCTTCGTGCTGTTGCTCTCCTTTGCGCAGATGGAGATCGTTAAGTTTGAGAAAGTGGCCGGGGCGATTCAAAACGCCTTTGGAGTGCAGCAGACCACGGTGGTTAACTCCAATCCCACCAGTCAAACGTTTATTGCGCCCAACTTTCACAATGAAATCGTATTGGTGAAGTTGGTGGAGCGCTTGGATCGCCTGCTTGAAGGGATGATCCAAGATGGCAATGCAGGCATCGGCAAGACCGATGAGGGGGTGCTGGTGCGGTTGTCGGCAGACGCCCTGTTCCATCGGGGCTCGGCGCAACTCCTGCCCGCCGCCGACGCGGTGTTGTTCCAATTGGGTGAGACGCTTAACGACGACGAAGACACCAAGCGCAATAAAATCTATATCACCGGGCATACCGACGATAGCCGACCGGCTGGCGGCGCCTATGTGGATAACTGGGCGCTTTCCGGCGCTCAGGCGGCCTCGGTGGCGGCTTACCTGACCTTGCAGGCGCAGATGGACCCCTTGCGTTTTGAGACCCGCGCCATGGGGCAGGAGAAACCCATTGACGATAACGCCACAGCGGTGGGGCGTCTGGCCAATCGTCGGCTGGATATCCTGATATCCAAAGAGCCCATGCCCACCCGCATGAATGATAATCTTGAGCCGCTGGTCGAACAGCCGCGCGACGCCTACAACCCCAACACGCCGGGTTGA
- a CDS encoding OmpA/MotB family protein — protein MAEKKKCPKCKKGAPGWMVTFGDLMSLLLTFFVLLLSFAQLDIVKFEKAKGSLTTAFGVQKLEQRNVSPNSPNLIAPMYKQPIVLVKLREQVASFMMRENVDMGDAETVEDNTGFSIQFKGEAMFEADGLTIRQNFQDLLRQIASTLAGDANGGGNLIRVVGHTDNTPPPGGAYPTNWALSMARAAAVTRFLAEQGIDPRRLQARGLGEFHPVADNNSSAGRQRNNRVEIQLSTQTLPRAMDNAMVEIIKPVE, from the coding sequence ATGGCCGAGAAGAAAAAATGTCCCAAGTGTAAGAAGGGCGCGCCGGGTTGGATGGTGACCTTTGGCGACCTGATGTCGCTGCTGCTCACCTTCTTTGTGTTGCTGTTGTCGTTTGCGCAGTTGGATATCGTCAAATTTGAAAAAGCCAAAGGCTCGCTGACCACTGCGTTTGGCGTGCAGAAGCTTGAACAGCGCAATGTCTCGCCTAACAGCCCCAACCTGATTGCGCCCATGTACAAGCAACCGATCGTGCTGGTGAAACTGCGCGAGCAGGTGGCGAGCTTCATGATGCGTGAAAACGTGGATATGGGCGACGCTGAGACGGTGGAGGACAACACGGGTTTCTCTATCCAGTTTAAAGGCGAAGCCATGTTCGAAGCCGATGGTCTGACCATCCGGCAGAACTTCCAGGATCTGCTGCGCCAGATCGCCAGCACGTTGGCGGGCGACGCCAATGGCGGCGGTAATCTGATTCGCGTGGTGGGGCATACCGACAACACGCCTCCGCCCGGCGGCGCCTATCCCACCAACTGGGCGCTCTCCATGGCGCGCGCCGCTGCGGTGACCCGTTTCTTAGCCGAACAAGGCATCGATCCCCGTCGTCTGCAGGCGCGCGGTCTGGGCGAGTTTCATCCTGTGGCCGACAACAACAGCAGCGCCGGGCGTCAGCGTAACAACCGTGTCGAGATTCAACTCTCCACACAAACTCTGCCGCGCGCCATGGATAACGCCATGGTGGAGATCATCAAACCGGTCGAGTAA
- a CDS encoding PilZ domain-containing protein, which produces MAPPPKTHPGASGPNARPTLNISKDQPVWWRRITPYLLEARAQQMKQDGRLDFTRVGLAREVRRALSETAPAPKPTDRATRKQTRLDSFSLLEHKLDKLLELAYPKPPQATLHRLPQDAVLTVDGLIFWDKQCGLAVGDLIELQAALFPDAPVLLRTYARVAQIQLGENGLNGVTCLYEQHPNYNRKPQLQAEEPEEELVEEVVDEVEEVKQAAPAAYVPPPPPPPPKPIDDDGANRRQAFRVNDEIPFLWRVVTQQELDEAGDHLSATREILPSRIERDYLSALEMISELRTTVRKAHPKADKNTEWFCHQLKARFQRANLADEVALHMRLLNHLGNVLREFAKLGVPCNRPTQIFQILRRQLEAQNKQSVLRRNPAADKKAVEEGIALKKRIEKEIAKGMELLDPKEMLLGAKLQQFSNDLEELGSVNEDYPSPEDDSLSELITYPVNLSANGVAFRTRKHELHKGMYVEMLLKLNPDGREWRQHRCYGKVVMIKGPDSSHRMRVASMILVQTTQFQEQLYQHIVRKQREQLSDRVEVAGY; this is translated from the coding sequence ATGGCGCCACCGCCCAAAACGCACCCCGGAGCGTCCGGCCCCAATGCCCGCCCTACGCTGAATATCAGTAAAGACCAGCCGGTCTGGTGGCGGCGTATCACGCCCTATTTGCTGGAAGCCCGCGCCCAACAGATGAAACAGGATGGGCGACTGGACTTCACCCGTGTTGGGCTTGCGCGCGAAGTGCGTCGCGCCCTGAGTGAGACAGCGCCTGCGCCCAAGCCCACCGATCGAGCCACGCGCAAGCAGACCCGCCTGGATAGTTTCAGCCTGCTCGAACATAAACTCGATAAACTTCTTGAACTCGCCTATCCAAAGCCGCCGCAAGCAACGCTGCATCGCTTGCCCCAGGATGCGGTGCTCACTGTCGATGGCCTGATCTTCTGGGATAAACAGTGTGGGCTGGCGGTGGGGGACTTGATTGAACTTCAGGCGGCGCTGTTTCCTGACGCCCCGGTGCTGCTGCGCACCTATGCGCGGGTGGCGCAGATTCAGCTGGGAGAGAATGGGCTCAATGGGGTGACATGTCTGTACGAGCAGCATCCGAACTACAACCGGAAACCGCAGCTGCAGGCCGAGGAACCGGAAGAGGAGCTGGTTGAAGAGGTGGTCGACGAGGTGGAGGAAGTGAAACAGGCGGCGCCTGCAGCCTATGTGCCGCCGCCGCCACCGCCGCCGCCCAAACCCATCGACGATGACGGCGCTAACCGTCGACAGGCGTTCCGCGTGAATGATGAGATCCCTTTCCTGTGGCGGGTGGTGACCCAGCAGGAGTTGGATGAGGCGGGGGATCACCTCTCCGCTACCCGCGAGATCCTGCCTTCGCGCATTGAACGCGACTATCTGTCAGCGCTGGAGATGATCTCCGAATTGCGCACCACAGTGCGCAAGGCGCACCCGAAGGCCGATAAAAATACCGAATGGTTCTGTCACCAGCTTAAAGCGCGCTTCCAGCGCGCCAACTTGGCCGATGAAGTGGCGTTGCATATGCGTCTGCTCAATCATTTGGGCAATGTGCTGCGTGAATTCGCCAAACTGGGCGTGCCGTGTAATCGCCCGACCCAGATTTTCCAAATTCTCCGTCGTCAATTGGAAGCGCAAAACAAGCAGTCTGTGCTTCGGCGTAATCCGGCAGCCGATAAGAAAGCCGTTGAAGAGGGCATTGCGCTCAAGAAGCGGATTGAAAAAGAGATTGCCAAAGGCATGGAGCTGTTGGACCCCAAAGAGATGTTGCTGGGGGCCAAGTTGCAGCAGTTCAGTAATGATCTGGAGGAGCTGGGGAGCGTCAATGAGGATTACCCCAGCCCTGAAGATGATAGCCTGAGCGAATTGATCACCTATCCGGTCAATCTTTCCGCCAATGGGGTCGCCTTTCGTACGCGCAAACATGAGCTGCACAAAGGCATGTATGTGGAGATGCTGCTCAAGCTCAACCCCGATGGACGCGAGTGGCGGCAGCATCGTTGTTATGGCAAAGTGGTGATGATCAAGGGGCCAGACTCCAGCCACCGCATGCGTGTGGCCTCCATGATCCTGGTGCAGACGACGCAGTTCCAAGAGCAGCTCTATCAGCACATTGTGCGTAAGCAGCGCGAACAGTTGTCTGATCGCGTGGAGGTGGCGGGATATTGA
- a CDS encoding 50S ribosomal protein L11 methyltransferase, with the protein MWTLHVETGPQWESVVSDWMEEAGSAGVSVVDIGDEPALHGQPTFAQCRVSGYFDDAANRAALEAGLSVRLASAGADVLPAMQWEQLVEQDWQNAWKEHFQPIEIGVSLLIQPTWLPMDGAGQRQVVLIDPEMAFGSGGHETTAGCLQRVDLLAQEKGLGRVLDMGVGSGILAISALKLGAQSALGVDLDPVAVETSARNAELNGVAESYTAQLGDTPPTGEAYDLVFANILAEPLLAMLQTDDNGAAPLAACVAPGGYLILSGMLREQADALSYACEQCGLTVEPIAYYGDWAVVTARRD; encoded by the coding sequence ATGTGGACGCTGCATGTGGAGACTGGCCCGCAATGGGAGAGCGTGGTGTCGGATTGGATGGAGGAGGCGGGCTCCGCCGGGGTCTCTGTCGTGGATATCGGCGATGAGCCTGCTCTGCATGGACAGCCGACATTCGCCCAGTGTCGTGTGAGTGGATATTTTGATGATGCGGCTAACCGCGCCGCCCTGGAAGCTGGCCTGTCAGTGCGTCTTGCCTCAGCTGGCGCCGATGTGTTGCCAGCGATGCAATGGGAGCAGTTGGTTGAACAGGATTGGCAAAATGCTTGGAAGGAGCACTTCCAGCCAATTGAAATCGGCGTTTCGCTTCTGATCCAACCCACCTGGCTACCCATGGATGGCGCAGGCCAGCGTCAGGTGGTGCTGATTGATCCAGAGATGGCGTTTGGCAGTGGCGGGCACGAGACCACGGCAGGCTGTCTACAGCGCGTCGACCTGCTGGCGCAAGAGAAGGGGCTGGGGCGCGTATTGGATATGGGGGTGGGCTCCGGCATACTGGCGATCTCTGCGCTGAAGCTGGGCGCTCAGTCGGCGCTTGGGGTCGATCTTGACCCTGTTGCAGTGGAGACCAGCGCGCGCAATGCCGAGCTTAACGGCGTGGCGGAGAGTTACACGGCGCAGTTGGGGGACACGCCGCCAACAGGCGAGGCGTATGATCTGGTGTTCGCCAATATTCTTGCCGAGCCGCTGCTGGCGATGTTGCAAACCGACGATAACGGGGCGGCGCCGTTGGCGGCGTGCGTGGCGCCGGGCGGTTACTTGATCCTCTCGGGGATGTTGCGTGAACAGGCTGACGCTCTGTCTTACGCGTGTGAGCAGTGCGGGCTGACGGTGGAGCCGATCGCGTATTATGGAGACTGGGCGGTGGTGACTGCGCGGCGGGATTAA